The DNA sequence GCCTTGCCGAGGAGGTGCTCGCGGAGACGGACGTCCTGTTGTGGTGGGGCCACATCGCGCACGCCGGGGTGGGGGACGCCGTCGTCGAACGCGTCCACCGGCATGTGCTGGGCGGTATGGGGCTGATCGTGCTCCACTCGGGGCACTTCGCGAAGATCTTCACCAAACTGCTCGGCACCAGCTGTTCGCTGGCCTGGCGGAATGACGGCCAGCGGGAGCTGGTGTGGACCGTCAAGCCCTCCCATCCCATCGCGGAGGGCGTGGAGAGCCCCATCGTCATTCCGGAGCAGGAGATGTACGGCGAATTGTTCGACATCCCGGACCCGGACGACCTGATCTTCATCAGCTCCTTTGCCGGCGGCGAGGTGTTCCGCTCCGGCGTGACCTTCACCCGCGGCAAGGGCCGCATCTTCTACTTCAGCCCCGGCGACCAGGAGTACCCGGTGTACCACCATCCGCAGGTCCAGCGGGTCCTGGCCAACGGGGTGCGGTGGGCTGCACAGCCCGGGATTGACCGTTCCGCCCCCTCGGTGACCAACCCCGGGCGGGAGTGGTTCCAGGCGGAAAACCGTCATTGACACGGGCTGCGCGCAGGAGCAGATTGAGAGCGTTGATCCATGGGACCGGCAGGCTCTGGACGGGGCACATCCCGCCCTGCCGGCCCCGATCCCGGCCGCGCACAGCCCCGGACGAACTCAATAACCACTCCTTACGAAGGAGCCAGCAATGCCCGCAGTAACGGTGAAGGACCTGGAGTCCAAATCATTTGACCAACCGGACGAAAAGCGCCGTCCGCCCAAGACGCAAGTAGACGTGGTGAACATTGGTGGCGCCACCCTGGGCCGGTTCACGTTTGAGCCCGGCTGGCGCTGGTCAGAAACCGTCAAGACGGTTGTCCATACGGACAGCTGCCAGAACAATCACCTTGGTTTTTGCACCTCCGGCACCCTGACCGTCCAGCTGGACAACGGAACCGGCATGACCATCCAGTCCGGTGACGCCTACTCCATCCCGGCCGGCCACGACGCCTGGGTGGAGGGCGATGAGACGTTTGTTGGCTACGAGGTCATGAGCGCGGCAGAGTACGCCAAGCCTGCCTGACCCTTGGGTTCCACCCCTATCGCCAGGAAAGGGAGGTCCGGCAGGGCCTCCCTTTCCTGCTGCCGCGGCCCTACCGTGGAGGGAACGCAACGATCGGAGAGCAATGAAAGTCACCGTCATCGGCGGCAGCGGCCACATCGGTTCGTTCCTGGTCCCCCGGCTGGTCCAAGCCGGCCACGAGGTCACCAACATCAGCCGCGGCACCAGCAAGCCGTACACAGAGGCACCGGAGTGGCAGCAGGTGCAGCACGTCACCGCGGACCGGCAGGCAGAGGACCAGGACGGAACCTTCCCTGACCGGGTGGCCGCCCTCAAGCCGGACGTCGTGGTGGACCTGGTCTGCTTCACCCTCGAATCGGCGGCTGCGCTGGTGCAGCGGCTGCGGGGCGAGGTGGGGCACCTGCTGCACTGCGGCTCCGTCTGGCGGTACGGGCAGAGCCTGAAGCTGCCCATCAGGGAGGGATCGGATTCAGCCGCACCGCCCTTTGGCGAGTACGGCATCCAGAAAAACAGGATTGCACTGATGCTGCAGGAGGAAACCGCCAGCGGCGGGCTGGCCACCACGTCACTGCACCCCGGCCACATTGTCGGGCCGGGCTGGCAGCCCGTTGGTCCGCTGGGAAACCTTGATCCCGCCGTCTGGCAGACGATCTCTGCAGGCCAGCCCCTCCGGATTCCCGGCAGCGGCACGGAGCTGATGCACCATGTGCACGCCGATGACGTGGCCCAGGCCTTCGAGAAGGCAATTGCCCGGCGGGAGGCAGCCACCGGTGAGGACTTCAACATCGTTGCCCCCACGGCGCTGACGGTCCGCGGTTATGCGGACATCGCCGCCGCCTGGTTCGGGCACGCTGCGGTACTGGAGACGGTTCCCTGGGACCGCTTCCGGGAGAACACCTCCCGCGAGCACGCGGATGCGAGCTGGAACCACCTTTACCGCAGCCAGTGCTTCAGCATCGAAAAAGCGGCCTCCGTGCTCGGCTACGCGCCGCGGTACGAACCGGAGCAGGCCATCTTCGAATCCATCCAGTGGCTCGTTGACCACGAACAGCTGCACGTCGCCCGCCCGCTCGGCGTCCCGGCCGGCTGAGCCCCGAAACCCTACCGGCGCAGGCGCCGCAGCCGGGCCACCAGGGTTGCAGCGAGGAGCGCCGTCCCCAGTTCCAGGGCAACAACCAGCAGCAGGTCCGTGCTGCCCGAACCACCAACA is a window from the Arthrobacter sp. NicSoilC5 genome containing:
- a CDS encoding ThuA domain-containing protein, producing MDGKLRILVWNEGVHEANNEPSHIGEIYPDGIHGAIAAGLRSHLPEADITTAVLATDPDHGLAEEVLAETDVLLWWGHIAHAGVGDAVVERVHRHVLGGMGLIVLHSGHFAKIFTKLLGTSCSLAWRNDGQRELVWTVKPSHPIAEGVESPIVIPEQEMYGELFDIPDPDDLIFISSFAGGEVFRSGVTFTRGKGRIFYFSPGDQEYPVYHHPQVQRVLANGVRWAAQPGIDRSAPSVTNPGREWFQAENRH
- a CDS encoding cupin domain-containing protein, producing MPAVTVKDLESKSFDQPDEKRRPPKTQVDVVNIGGATLGRFTFEPGWRWSETVKTVVHTDSCQNNHLGFCTSGTLTVQLDNGTGMTIQSGDAYSIPAGHDAWVEGDETFVGYEVMSAAEYAKPA
- a CDS encoding NAD(P)-dependent oxidoreductase, which encodes MKVTVIGGSGHIGSFLVPRLVQAGHEVTNISRGTSKPYTEAPEWQQVQHVTADRQAEDQDGTFPDRVAALKPDVVVDLVCFTLESAAALVQRLRGEVGHLLHCGSVWRYGQSLKLPIREGSDSAAPPFGEYGIQKNRIALMLQEETASGGLATTSLHPGHIVGPGWQPVGPLGNLDPAVWQTISAGQPLRIPGSGTELMHHVHADDVAQAFEKAIARREAATGEDFNIVAPTALTVRGYADIAAAWFGHAAVLETVPWDRFRENTSREHADASWNHLYRSQCFSIEKAASVLGYAPRYEPEQAIFESIQWLVDHEQLHVARPLGVPAG